One genomic region from Acidobacteriota bacterium encodes:
- the nusG gene encoding transcription termination/antitermination protein NusG, with product MSSESGEKKWYIVHTYSGFERKVAEGLMNRVQVYGLQDKIGQILIPTEDVVEMKGGKKVVTSKLFFPGYILVEMEMTDQTWYLVKNTPKVTGFVSQGSKPTPLTEEEVNEVVHRVSASDEKPKPKFTFEKGETVKIIDGPFENFTGVCEEVNMERSTLKVMVTIFGRATPVELEFVQVEKV from the coding sequence GGCTTCGAGCGCAAGGTCGCTGAAGGCCTGATGAACCGGGTGCAGGTGTACGGCTTGCAAGACAAGATCGGGCAGATCCTCATACCCACCGAGGACGTGGTGGAGATGAAGGGCGGAAAGAAGGTCGTGACCTCCAAGCTTTTCTTCCCGGGCTACATCCTGGTGGAAATGGAGATGACCGACCAGACCTGGTACTTGGTCAAGAACACGCCCAAGGTCACCGGCTTCGTCAGCCAGGGCAGCAAGCCCACTCCGCTGACCGAAGAGGAGGTGAACGAGGTGGTGCACCGGGTTTCGGCTTCCGACGAGAAGCCCAAGCCCAAGTTCACTTTCGAGAAAGGCGAAACCGTCAAGATCATCGACGGGCCTTTCGAGAATTTCACGGGTGTCTGCGAGGAAGTCAACATGGAGCGCAGCACCCTCAAGGTTATGGTGACGATTTTCGGCCGCGCTACTCCGGTCGAGTTGGAATTCGTACAGGTCGAGAAGGTCTGA